In Gimesia benthica, a single window of DNA contains:
- a CDS encoding antibiotic biosynthesis monooxygenase, whose amino-acid sequence MHSTDSDPVTMVVTAHPAPGNQKEWEQTLTNTIQASLKFPGHLGTTVLKQESRSRPTYQIVLRFDRLENLERWKNSPEREHWISRLHALEHRPPVITHNTGLETWFEFSHQDEHRPHPPKYKMAIIIWIAVYISIIPIINLIRPYTSELHFLIGSAITTSITVPLMTWVMIPLLSWLLQKWLYPEPNHS is encoded by the coding sequence ATGCATTCAACAGATTCCGATCCCGTTACCATGGTTGTGACGGCCCACCCTGCTCCCGGAAATCAAAAGGAATGGGAGCAGACGCTGACGAACACCATCCAGGCTTCGCTGAAATTTCCCGGTCACCTGGGAACGACGGTCCTCAAACAGGAATCCCGCTCCCGGCCCACCTATCAGATCGTACTGAGGTTTGACCGACTGGAGAATCTGGAACGCTGGAAGAATTCTCCCGAACGGGAGCACTGGATCTCCCGCCTGCACGCCCTTGAGCACCGTCCTCCGGTGATCACTCACAACACGGGGCTGGAAACCTGGTTTGAATTTTCACACCAGGATGAGCATCGCCCGCATCCCCCCAAATACAAGATGGCCATCATCATCTGGATCGCCGTCTACATCAGTATCATACCGATCATCAACCTGATTCGGCCCTATACCAGCGAACTGCATTTCCTGATCGGAAGCGCGATCACCACCTCGATTACAGTTCCGCTGATGACCTGGGTGATGATTCCCCTGTTAAGCTGGCTGCTCCAGAAATGGCTCTATCCGGAACCGAACCATTCCTGA
- a CDS encoding DsrE family protein yields MKKSNYLRNLVALLLVCAIAGTALAQRGPGRGKGPGRGQGHGRGHAGVGQGQGNGHSQAHDRDHADFRYLLTNHQKIRRDVQLLPNGVKTLTESDDPQVAAKIREHVYWMKERIEKQQPIRMRDPLFAELFRHAKQIKMVTENTPKGVRVMETSENPYVVKLIQQHAKTVSEFVKRGFPEAMKNHPVSTSAKEPAPLEYHHPRIKEYGKVVQLPGAAQQPRDQSKICVDLTKGGPADKLNPSIEKVARFVNIYEGAGKDPAAAKIAVVLHGDATLCALNDDAYAERFDTKSNPNLDCLHELHEAGVEIYVCGQSLVGKGGQPDQVVVFTDVAVSALTSLVNLQADGYAYVPLK; encoded by the coding sequence GTGAAGAAGTCAAACTATCTACGGAATTTAGTTGCCTTACTGCTGGTCTGTGCCATCGCCGGAACCGCACTCGCACAGCGGGGGCCGGGACGCGGCAAAGGTCCCGGGCGGGGGCAGGGACATGGACGAGGTCACGCGGGAGTCGGACAGGGTCAAGGAAATGGTCATTCGCAGGCACATGACCGGGATCATGCCGACTTCCGTTACCTCTTAACGAATCATCAGAAGATTCGTCGCGATGTGCAGCTGCTCCCCAATGGCGTCAAGACGCTGACGGAATCCGATGATCCCCAGGTGGCAGCGAAAATCCGCGAACATGTCTACTGGATGAAAGAGCGGATTGAAAAACAGCAGCCCATTCGGATGCGGGATCCCCTGTTCGCCGAACTCTTCCGGCATGCAAAACAGATCAAAATGGTCACTGAAAACACACCCAAAGGTGTGCGGGTGATGGAGACTTCAGAGAACCCCTACGTTGTGAAGCTCATTCAACAACATGCGAAGACCGTTTCGGAATTCGTCAAACGGGGATTCCCCGAGGCGATGAAGAACCACCCGGTCTCTACGTCAGCCAAAGAGCCTGCACCGCTGGAATACCATCATCCCCGTATCAAGGAATATGGCAAGGTCGTCCAGTTGCCTGGCGCAGCTCAGCAGCCACGGGATCAGAGTAAAATCTGTGTCGACCTGACCAAGGGAGGCCCTGCTGACAAGCTGAACCCATCCATCGAAAAAGTGGCTCGCTTTGTGAATATTTATGAGGGGGCCGGGAAGGATCCTGCGGCAGCTAAAATCGCGGTCGTTCTGCACGGCGATGCCACGCTTTGTGCCTTGAATGATGATGCCTACGCGGAACGCTTCGATACGAAAAGTAATCCGAACCTGGATTGCCTGCACGAACTGCATGAAGCTGGTGTCGAGATCTACGTCTGTGGTCAGTCACTTGTCGGCAAAGGGGGCCAGCCGGATCAGGTGGTTGTATTCACGGATGTCGCGGTCTCCGCACTCACGTCTCTGGTGAACCTGCAGGCAGACGGCTATGCCTATGTCCCACTGAAATAA
- a CDS encoding protein kinase domain-containing protein, whose translation MNEFPDKEEQNEASADDDQSLRNDQTLPDSFSDSDEAGSDIDQTIISDQWDSEALADEARDTSDATMSDDQFQTMEESDSENDTYEDLAGNDQTMVDAGVSDEINATIVDPDLNDLDRTITEEEHESWAGMQTVSENPNDQPEQGNDQTLIIDEPLDQSDIGATLVEDGSSPADIDATIVSDDVPPELVATMNDAWGPGMATIPEGPEMTIKAREVPLEELTNQTSLVIKKRDFSDKINSEYLENAEYELLEVLGQGGMGVVYTARQTSIDRQVAVKMLKGKTAKNKDQRHKFLAEAVVTGELDHPNIVPIYDVGSNNSGALFYSMKKVEGRPWLKTIRKNSLGENLNILMKVADAVAFAHSRSVVHRDLKPENVMLGEFGEVLVMDWGLAQSTSGFRKSESIITTSSMGGTPAYMAPEMATGPVDKITPLSDIYLLGAILYEILTGRPPHTGKTAMKCLMSAAKNEIVPTEKTGELVDIAMKAMALRQEDRYQSVQELQQAILQYQSHSESISLATRAEEDLKQAIDTENYEMFSRALFGFQEAVSLWPENKTAREGVEKTTLCYANTAYAKGDYDLALSLLKEEESGHADLIDSIREAQTERDARQQRLKTAKRVFVGMLATVLVIVTGAFFWIRAEAENARKAEKVAAEERDNAVKAKEKETIALTQAIESEKVAIAQKEEADKAREKEEIAREEAVKNREVAIQERDRANVERIKAEQAKEAEEYEAYIARIGLAAAKIDENAFESAIELLKGCPERLRNWEWGRLMHLCSQSSRTYDAKAPVDSLALSQDNTQYVTGSRDGFARLWDRATGQILATFDHNNHPVLAAAISPDGKILATGSEDPNGYIKLWDLETHLPIARKFEDPSQSAPFDRGHTEGILSISFSKDGERLLTSSYDKTARLWDVDSGQQIRRFWGHNWWVWDANFSTDERRIVTASQDGTAVIWSVETGEKGAPFTGHQGPIYSAHFSPDPQSTHVVTSGYDRRVLLWKPEDIVPFDFSKIVSGQKVNAPPYLAFEGHQDSVQSAEFSQDGSMIISASHDNTVKLWDVETVKAIKTFRGHDSWVQVATLLNDGKWILSASHDAHTKLWNIAGYAEIRTLKGRVLEKHVDAVLDVSFSKDGKHLVTASRDKTAISWDVATGTPEKEFTEGHAFLASSAVFLPDRKRLATAAVDNSVRIWDIQTGTEHKRFEHTGRSAAIDVSADSRLLLTGSDQKTVRIWNIETGKLIRELRGHKSEVSAVAFSDDMRYCASGDARGRCMVWEVASGKQLHRLEAHTRRINGLAFLPDGKTLLSASGDNTVGNWDITTGEENQQKILKHPDAIMSMDVFDNGTKAVTSCADGLVRIWNLSTPEVTQTIHPANGLINSVSVSHDNKRLLTANVQQRVIQVWALDTGKELQVPGNNGHLQPFLDFKARGGMLWTAVFSPYHDSILTVGGRDARLWNGVTAQQLMAFHPHGVVASASFSPDGKWLVTGSWDNSAKIWNTETGQAEMKLEQKHTGYVNTVRYSPQGNRIVTASDDGTSKIWDAQSGEMLLSLDQPGTHVKSAVFSPDGKKVVTASDDKTLVMWDAQTGKKLSTFKGHDWPVLEVAFSHDGKRLISGSEDNTAIIWDIATKEKKVLAGHTASVESVVFSPDDSRAFTASDDGTAKLWDTKSGKEILTLSSHSQGVTSVDFSPDGRFVATGSQDGQAILWLTVDWKDKAVARVVSRDP comes from the coding sequence ATGAATGAATTTCCGGACAAAGAAGAACAGAACGAAGCATCGGCTGACGACGATCAGAGCCTGCGCAATGATCAGACGCTGCCCGATTCGTTCTCTGATTCCGATGAAGCTGGCAGTGACATCGACCAGACGATCATTTCGGATCAATGGGATTCCGAAGCGCTGGCTGATGAAGCGCGAGACACGTCGGATGCCACAATGTCTGATGATCAGTTCCAGACAATGGAAGAGTCTGATTCGGAAAATGATACTTATGAAGACCTGGCAGGCAACGATCAGACCATGGTCGACGCCGGCGTGTCTGATGAAATCAATGCCACCATTGTCGATCCGGACCTGAATGATCTGGACCGGACGATCACCGAGGAAGAGCATGAAAGCTGGGCCGGCATGCAGACGGTCAGCGAAAACCCCAACGATCAGCCCGAACAAGGTAACGACCAGACCCTGATCATCGATGAGCCGCTGGATCAATCCGATATTGGCGCAACCCTGGTCGAGGATGGCAGCTCTCCTGCCGACATTGACGCCACCATTGTCTCTGACGACGTGCCCCCGGAACTGGTGGCGACCATGAACGATGCCTGGGGACCCGGGATGGCTACGATTCCGGAAGGCCCGGAAATGACCATCAAGGCCCGGGAAGTTCCCCTGGAGGAACTGACGAACCAGACTTCGCTCGTGATCAAAAAACGTGACTTCAGCGACAAGATCAACTCAGAATACCTGGAGAATGCGGAATACGAACTGCTGGAAGTCCTGGGACAGGGAGGTATGGGTGTGGTCTATACTGCGCGCCAGACTTCAATTGACCGTCAGGTCGCGGTCAAGATGCTCAAGGGCAAAACCGCCAAGAACAAAGACCAGCGGCATAAGTTCCTGGCCGAAGCAGTCGTCACCGGAGAACTGGATCACCCGAACATCGTTCCCATTTACGATGTGGGTAGCAACAACAGCGGCGCGCTCTTCTACTCAATGAAAAAAGTCGAAGGACGTCCCTGGCTGAAGACGATCCGCAAAAATTCGCTGGGCGAAAATCTGAATATCCTGATGAAGGTGGCCGATGCCGTCGCGTTTGCCCATTCACGGAGCGTGGTTCACCGCGACCTGAAGCCCGAAAACGTGATGCTGGGTGAGTTCGGCGAAGTGCTGGTGATGGACTGGGGGCTTGCCCAGTCGACGTCGGGCTTCCGGAAATCAGAAAGCATTATCACGACTTCGAGCATGGGGGGGACTCCCGCCTATATGGCACCGGAAATGGCAACCGGGCCCGTCGATAAGATCACACCGCTGTCGGATATCTATCTACTGGGGGCGATTCTGTATGAAATTCTGACGGGACGTCCGCCGCATACGGGCAAGACCGCCATGAAGTGTCTGATGTCGGCGGCCAAGAACGAAATCGTGCCGACCGAGAAAACCGGTGAGCTGGTTGACATCGCGATGAAGGCGATGGCCCTGAGACAGGAAGACCGCTACCAGAGTGTACAAGAACTTCAGCAGGCCATTCTGCAGTATCAGTCGCACTCAGAGAGTATCTCACTGGCAACCCGGGCCGAAGAAGATTTGAAACAGGCCATCGATACCGAGAATTACGAAATGTTCTCGCGTGCCCTATTTGGATTCCAGGAAGCCGTTTCCCTCTGGCCGGAAAACAAGACCGCCCGGGAAGGCGTCGAAAAGACAACCCTGTGTTATGCGAATACCGCGTATGCCAAGGGGGACTACGACCTCGCGCTCTCCTTACTTAAGGAAGAAGAATCCGGACACGCCGACCTGATCGACTCGATCCGCGAAGCCCAGACAGAGCGCGATGCGCGTCAGCAGCGTCTGAAAACCGCTAAGCGGGTGTTCGTGGGCATGCTGGCAACCGTGCTGGTCATTGTGACCGGAGCTTTCTTCTGGATTCGTGCTGAAGCGGAAAACGCACGAAAAGCTGAAAAAGTCGCTGCAGAAGAACGTGACAATGCCGTGAAAGCGAAAGAAAAAGAAACGATCGCATTGACACAGGCGATTGAGTCGGAAAAAGTCGCCATTGCGCAAAAAGAAGAGGCGGATAAAGCGCGCGAGAAAGAAGAAATTGCCCGTGAAGAAGCGGTCAAAAACCGGGAAGTTGCGATTCAGGAACGTGACCGAGCTAATGTCGAGCGAATTAAAGCAGAACAGGCCAAAGAAGCAGAAGAGTACGAGGCCTACATTGCCCGTATTGGACTGGCGGCGGCCAAGATTGATGAGAACGCATTCGAAAGTGCAATCGAACTGCTCAAGGGATGTCCCGAGCGGCTGCGGAACTGGGAATGGGGTCGGTTGATGCATCTCTGTTCGCAGAGTAGCCGGACTTACGACGCTAAGGCGCCGGTGGACTCTCTGGCGTTGTCGCAGGACAATACGCAGTATGTTACGGGGAGCCGCGATGGTTTTGCCCGGCTCTGGGATCGTGCAACCGGTCAGATTCTGGCGACGTTCGATCATAATAATCACCCGGTGCTGGCAGCAGCCATCAGCCCCGATGGGAAAATCCTGGCGACCGGCAGTGAAGACCCGAACGGCTACATCAAGCTCTGGGACCTGGAAACGCATCTGCCGATCGCCCGCAAGTTTGAAGATCCGAGCCAGAGCGCACCATTCGACCGGGGACATACCGAAGGCATTCTGAGCATCAGCTTCTCTAAAGACGGAGAGCGACTGCTGACCAGTTCGTATGACAAGACAGCCCGCTTGTGGGACGTCGACTCCGGTCAACAGATCCGACGCTTCTGGGGACACAACTGGTGGGTCTGGGATGCGAATTTCTCAACCGATGAACGGCGAATTGTCACCGCCAGCCAGGATGGAACCGCCGTGATCTGGTCGGTCGAGACGGGAGAAAAAGGCGCGCCCTTCACCGGACACCAGGGGCCGATCTATTCCGCTCATTTTTCACCTGATCCACAGAGCACGCATGTCGTAACCAGCGGTTATGACCGCCGGGTTCTGCTCTGGAAACCGGAAGACATTGTCCCCTTCGATTTCTCGAAAATCGTCTCTGGACAGAAAGTCAATGCGCCTCCCTACCTCGCATTCGAAGGTCACCAGGACAGCGTGCAGTCTGCCGAATTCTCGCAGGATGGTTCGATGATCATCTCTGCCAGCCACGATAACACGGTTAAACTCTGGGACGTGGAAACGGTGAAAGCCATCAAGACCTTCCGCGGTCATGACAGTTGGGTCCAGGTGGCAACGTTACTGAACGATGGTAAGTGGATCCTTTCCGCGAGTCACGATGCACATACGAAACTGTGGAACATCGCCGGTTATGCCGAGATCCGCACGCTGAAAGGCCGGGTTCTGGAGAAGCATGTCGATGCGGTTCTGGATGTCTCCTTCTCGAAAGATGGCAAGCATCTGGTAACTGCCAGCCGTGATAAAACCGCCATCTCCTGGGATGTCGCGACCGGCACACCGGAAAAAGAATTTACGGAAGGTCATGCCTTTCTGGCTTCCAGTGCCGTCTTTCTGCCGGACCGGAAACGCCTGGCAACGGCTGCTGTAGATAACTCGGTTCGGATCTGGGATATTCAGACGGGGACCGAACACAAGCGATTTGAACATACGGGACGGAGTGCCGCCATTGATGTCTCCGCCGATTCCCGACTACTGCTGACGGGCAGCGATCAAAAGACCGTACGGATCTGGAACATTGAAACCGGTAAATTGATCCGGGAACTGCGCGGCCACAAATCGGAAGTCAGTGCCGTCGCTTTTTCCGATGACATGCGCTACTGCGCCAGCGGAGACGCTCGCGGACGCTGCATGGTGTGGGAAGTCGCCAGTGGAAAACAGCTGCACCGCCTGGAAGCACATACGCGAAGGATTAATGGGCTGGCCTTCCTGCCGGATGGAAAAACGCTGTTATCCGCCAGCGGTGATAATACCGTGGGTAACTGGGACATCACGACGGGTGAAGAGAACCAGCAAAAGATTCTGAAGCACCCCGATGCCATTATGTCGATGGACGTGTTTGATAACGGCACCAAAGCTGTCACCAGTTGTGCGGATGGACTGGTCCGAATCTGGAATTTATCAACACCGGAAGTCACGCAGACCATTCATCCTGCCAACGGGTTGATCAACTCCGTCAGTGTTTCCCATGACAACAAGCGCCTGTTAACTGCGAACGTGCAACAGCGGGTGATTCAAGTCTGGGCGCTGGATACCGGAAAAGAGCTGCAGGTTCCCGGTAATAACGGACACTTGCAACCATTCCTGGATTTCAAAGCCCGGGGCGGCATGCTCTGGACGGCGGTCTTCTCACCCTATCACGATTCCATTCTGACGGTCGGCGGTCGCGATGCCCGGCTCTGGAACGGTGTGACGGCCCAACAGTTGATGGCCTTCCACCCGCACGGCGTGGTCGCCTCTGCTTCGTTTTCTCCAGACGGTAAATGGCTGGTGACCGGCAGCTGGGATAATTCTGCGAAGATCTGGAATACCGAAACCGGACAGGCAGAAATGAAACTGGAACAGAAACATACCGGCTATGTAAATACGGTTCGCTACTCACCCCAGGGGAATCGGATTGTGACCGCCAGCGATGACGGGACTTCGAAAATCTGGGATGCACAATCGGGCGAGATGCTGTTAAGCCTCGATCAACCCGGTACACACGTGAAGAGCGCAGTCTTCTCTCCCGACGGGAAAAAAGTTGTGACTGCCTCCGATGACAAGACCCTGGTGATGTGGGATGCCCAGACCGGCAAAAAACTATCCACTTTTAAAGGACACGACTGGCCCGTGTTGGAAGTCGCATTTTCACACGATGGTAAGCGGCTGATCTCCGGTTCCGAAGATAATACGGCGATTATCTGGGATATCGCGACTAAAGAGAAAAAGGTACTGGCCGGTCATACGGCATCGGTGGAATCGGTCGTCTTTTCGCCAGACGATTCGCGGGCCTTCACAGCCAGCGACGATGGTACCGCCAAACTGTGGGATACGAAGTCGGGTAAGGAAATTCTGACGCTGAGCAGCCACTCACAGGGTGTGACCTCGGTCGATTTCTCTCCCGATGGACGCTTTGTCGCAACAGGCAGCCAGGACGGACAGGCCATTTTGTGGCTGACCGTTGACTGGAAAGACAAAGCGGTCGCCCGCGTTGTCAGTCGCGATCCTTAA
- a CDS encoding glycine zipper domain-containing protein, which produces MNALSYRAGITLIFAGLLVQTGCAARNHTEAGMASGAGIGALAGAIIGSNSGDAGAGALIGAATGGLAGGLIGNAEDAREERDVAIAQANHERMARGAIRNSDVIQMAHSGVSDSVIMGAIRSRGGAFDLSPQTLIMLKQQGLSDQLIEYMQQHNYVSTTAEPVIVRERAVVTSPSVVYVRPRPRPRYVRPHYGVHGHFHF; this is translated from the coding sequence ATGAACGCGTTATCGTATCGGGCTGGTATTACTCTTATTTTCGCAGGCCTGTTAGTTCAGACAGGCTGCGCTGCCAGAAACCATACGGAAGCCGGCATGGCCAGTGGCGCGGGGATCGGTGCTCTGGCCGGTGCGATTATCGGCAGTAATTCCGGCGACGCCGGAGCAGGTGCCCTGATTGGAGCTGCAACGGGTGGACTCGCCGGCGGTTTGATCGGCAATGCGGAAGATGCCCGGGAAGAACGCGACGTCGCCATCGCCCAGGCAAATCATGAACGCATGGCACGCGGGGCGATCCGCAACAGCGACGTCATTCAGATGGCCCACAGCGGCGTCAGCGATTCCGTCATCATGGGCGCCATTCGCAGTCGCGGCGGTGCTTTTGATCTGAGTCCTCAGACGCTGATCATGCTCAAACAGCAGGGACTGAGTGACCAACTGATCGAGTACATGCAGCAACACAACTACGTCAGCACCACTGCCGAGCCGGTCATTGTCCGGGAACGGGCAGTTGTGACATCGCCCTCGGTGGTCTATGTCCGACCCCGTCCGCGTCCACGGTATGTCCGCCCGCACTACGGTGTGCACGGGCACTTCCACTTTTAA
- a CDS encoding c-type cytochrome codes for MQRRWLTLPVTGLALLIVLTTLSAQEASEEPQKSLLPEAYPPGELGTIVKLGEEIVARTHEHPLSKQYIGNKLNCTSCHLENGTNPQAASFLGVASAYPAWSPREKRVITLEDRVLNCFMRSQNGIRPPLGSKVSVAITAYITWLSSGSEIKMNHQKPLGPRHVQPLSLQAELAEERRGAKLYAARCADCHDASGAGTSEGPPVWGTDSYNDGAGLSRNDKLAAWLKVAMPPGETDLTEQEALDIAAYVNSHSRPHFILEEHLPPVEQRGVYDWQPAAAPAK; via the coding sequence ATGCAACGACGCTGGCTGACGCTACCGGTTACTGGACTGGCCCTGTTAATTGTGTTGACGACACTGTCTGCACAGGAGGCTTCTGAGGAACCACAGAAATCACTCCTTCCGGAGGCGTACCCTCCCGGGGAACTGGGAACCATCGTCAAGCTGGGTGAAGAGATCGTCGCACGCACACACGAGCATCCACTTTCAAAACAGTATATCGGGAATAAACTCAACTGCACTTCCTGTCATCTGGAGAACGGCACCAATCCACAGGCCGCCAGTTTTCTGGGAGTGGCTTCCGCTTACCCGGCCTGGTCTCCCCGTGAAAAACGGGTGATCACACTCGAAGATCGTGTGCTGAACTGTTTCATGCGCAGCCAGAACGGGATTCGTCCTCCCCTCGGCAGCAAAGTATCAGTGGCGATTACCGCGTATATCACCTGGCTCTCCTCGGGCTCTGAGATCAAAATGAATCATCAGAAACCACTGGGCCCCCGTCATGTGCAGCCCCTCAGTCTGCAGGCGGAACTGGCTGAAGAACGACGGGGCGCGAAACTCTACGCAGCACGCTGTGCCGACTGTCACGATGCATCAGGCGCGGGAACATCCGAAGGACCACCAGTCTGGGGCACAGATTCCTATAACGACGGCGCGGGACTGAGCAGAAACGATAAGCTGGCAGCCTGGCTCAAAGTGGCCATGCCTCCGGGGGAAACCGATCTGACCGAGCAGGAAGCCCTGGATATCGCCGCCTATGTGAATTCGCATTCGCGTCCGCATTTCATCCTGGAAGAGCATCTGCCCCCGGTCGAACAGCGCGGCGTTTATGACTGGCAGCCCGCTGCAGCCCCGGCGAAGTAG